The Apium graveolens cultivar Ventura chromosome 11, ASM990537v1, whole genome shotgun sequence genome has a window encoding:
- the LOC141697727 gene encoding mannan endo-1,4-beta-mannosidase 2-like: MVAGNNLFFPVVVLASFVAILYIYFGGLWSHHAQRKVSFVERNGTHFIVDGGVFYVNGWNSYWLMDQAVNEHKKYRIKLMLQAGAKMGLTVCRTWAFNDGDYNALQISPGQFDEKVFRALDYVIAEAKQQGVRLLLALVNNLDAFGGKTQYVKWAWEEGLGLTSSNDSFFYDPSIRRYFKDYLKTVLTRKNTINGIEYRDDPTIFGWELINEPRCATDASGNTLQDWIEEMSTFLKTIDSKHLLTVGLEGFYGPKSPKRLTENPEIWASDLGTDFIRNSMLPTIDFASVHIYPDHWTHVEDLEYKLKFVSRWMESHIEDGDKELMKPIMFTEFGLSSENKGFDPAQRDRFYKIVFNIIHKSAKNGGSGAGSFPWQFFVGGMEDYNDEFGIVPWAKPSTYKLITEQSCRVAQTQGVLLWQTNYLKQLCSR, from the exons ATGGTAGCTGGAAATAACCTGTTCTTTCCAGTTGTTGTGCTAGCTTCATTTGTTGCTATTCTGTATATATACTTTGGAGGCTTGTGGTCTCATCATGCTCAGCGAAAAGTGAGTTTTGTGGAAAGAAATGGAACTCATTTCATAGTAGATGGTGGTGTTTTCTATGTTAATGGTTGGAATTCATACTGGTTGATGGACCAAGCTGTGAATGAACATAAAAAATATAGAATCAAATTGATGTTGCAAGCCGGTGCGAAGATGGGTCTCACTGTTTGTCGAACTTGGGCTTTTAATGATGGTGATTACAATGCCCTCCAGATTTCACCTGGTCAATTTGATGAGAAAGTATTTAGg GCATTGGACTATGTCATTGCTGAAGCCAAGCAACAAGGAGTCAGGCTGctgcttgctttagtcaataaTTTGGATGCCTTTGGCGGTAAGACTCAATATGTCAAGTGGGCATGGGAAGAGGGCCTTGGTTTAACATCTTCTAATGATTCATTTTTCTACGATCCATCCATTCGTCGCTATTTCAAAGACTATTTAAAG ACAGTTTTGACAAGGAAGAATACTATCAATGGAATTGAGTACAGAGATGATCCCACCATTTTTGGTTGGGAATTGATCAATGAGCCCCGATGCGCCACTGATGCTTCAGGAAACACTCTTCAA GACTGGATAGAAGAGATGTCGACCTTCTTGAAAACAATTGATAGCAAGCACCTGCTAACTGTGGGTCTTGAAGGATTCTATGGTCCTAAAAGTCCAAAAAGATTAACCGAGAATCCAGAGATCTGGGCATCAGACCTTGGAACTGATTTTATTCGCAACTCCATGCTCCCTACCATCGACTTTGCTTCTGTTCATATATACCCTGACCATTG GACTCATGTGGAAGATCTCGAGTACAAACTAAAATTTGTTTCAAGATGGATGGAGTCCCACATTGAAGATGGTGACAAAGAGCTTATGAAACCTATCATGTTCACTGAATTCGGACTGTCCAGCGAGAACAAGGGTTTTGATCCAGCTCAGCGAGATAGGTTCTACAAAATTGTTTTTAACATAATACACAAATCTGCAAAGAACGGAGGGTCTGGAGCAGGATCTTTTCCATGGCAATTTTTTGTTGGAGGGATGGAAGACTACAATGATGAATTCGGAATAGTTCCTTGGGCGAAACCATCTACATATAAGCTAATAACCGAACAATCTTGTAGAGTAGCACAAACACAAGGAGTTCTGCTTTGGCAGACAAATTACTTGAAACAGTTGTGCTCACGATGA